A window of Paenibacillus phoenicis genomic DNA:
TTTGACCCTGGGCCGCCAAGCCGGCGATCACCAGCGCCGCCCCTGCACGCAGGTCGGTTGCTTCCACGGTCGCGCCGTAAAGCCGGGGCACCCCGCGAATAAACGCGGAATTCAGGTCCACCGTAATGTCGGCTCCCATGCGAACCAGCTCGCCCACATGCTTGAACCGGCCTTCGAACACGGTTTCTTTCATCACGCTCATTCCGTCCGCCAAGGATAACAGTACCATCACTTGGGACTGCAAATCGGTAGGAAACGAAGGATAAGGTGAGGTCACAATCCGTTCCACCGCTTTCGGACGGCCTGCACTGCTCAACGTTATTATATCATCGCTCACTCCGATTTGAACACCGGCCCGCTTGAGCACGTGCAGCAGCGATACCAGATGCGAAGGGTTGCTGTGGGTCAGCGTGACGCTGCCGCGGGTGGCAGCAACAGCAATTAAAGCAGTACCCGCAACGATACGGTCCGGGATAATCTCGTAATCGCAAGGGAAGAGGCGTTTCACTCCTCTGATCGTAATCGTGTCGGTACCAGCGCCGATGATGCTGGCGCCCATGGCATTCAAGAAGTTTTGCAAATCCTGAATCTCCGGCTCCCGTGCTGCGTTCGTAATCATGGTTGTGCCTTCAGCCAACGCTGCAGCCATCATGATGTTCTCCGTTGCACCCACGCTGGGGAAATCCAGATGGATGTCGGTACCAACCAGCTTGCTGGCTCTGCACCATATTTGCTGATCGTGCTCTTCAATCTTCGCTCCTAAAGCTTCAAGTCCCTTCAAATGCAGATCGATTTTCCGTTCCCCGATCGCACAGCCTCCCGGCTGATAGATGCATACTTCCCCAAACCGGGCAAGCAGCGGCCCCATCAAAAAGATGGAGGAGCGCATCTGTTTCATCAAATCCTCAGGAACATGGCTGGAATCTGCTCCCGAGGTATCGACAGTCACCGTATCTCCCAAATGGACGGCTTTACAGCCCAGTCGACCGAGAATGCCTAACATGACATCAATATCGAGCAGGCGGGGGACATTTCGAAGTTGCACCTTACCTTCCGCCAGCAGCGATGCGGCCAGAATCGGCAGTGCGGCATTTTTCGCTCCATGGATACGAATGGTTCCTGATAGGGGTTTCCCGCCTTCGATCACCAATTTGTCCAATGTATCACCTCCGAGTTTACCGTTCACCCACGAAGAAGACCTCCGGCACCAGCGCCACCCCAAATTGATCTTGGACGGCTGCCTTGACTTGCTCCATGAGCGCAAGAACGTCCTCTGCTGTCGCTTGCCCGGTATTGACGATGAAATTGGCATGCAGCGTGGACACTTCAGCCCCGCCGACCTTCATCCCTTTGAGACCCGCCGCTTCGATCAACCTGGCGGCATGATCGCCGGGCGGATTGCGAAATACGCTGCCTGCACAAGGCTGCGAGAGCGGCTGCGTTTTACGGCGGCGGTCCTTGTACGCCGCCATGGCCGCCGCGACCTCCAGCCGGTCACCCGCGGCAAGCGAAAAACGTGCCTGAGCCACGATCCCTCGCTGTTCATGCAGGACGGAATGCCGGTAGGCAAACTTCATATCCTCCGCTGTGTATGTGACCAATTCACCCGTCTCCAGAACAATGTCAGCGGATTTAAATATACGTGACACATCGGACCCGTGGGCACCGGCATTCATGTAGACGGCGCCGCCGACCGTACCCGGGATCCCCCCGGCGAATTCCAGCCCGGTTAACCCCTCTTTGCCCGCCATGATGCTGAGCCGGACGGTGGATGCGCCTCCTCCGGCGCTGACTTCCGTACCGTCGAAAACAATCTGCTCGAACTCACCACCCAGCCGGATGACGCAGCCTCGGATGCCTTTGTCGGAAACCAGCAGATTGGAGCCTTTTCCGATCATCATCCACGGGATTCCTTCTGCGTGGAGCAAGCGCATCAGCTCCGCAAGCTGCCGGGTCGTTTGTGGAACGGCCATCGCATCCGCCGGACCGCCGATTTTCCAAGTCGTGTACTTCGACATTGGCTCATTCGGCAACACCTCCAAGGCCTCCAGCCTGGTCAATTGTGATATCCACTGCTGCATCGTATAACCCTCCTTGACTTGAATGGCGGATACCTTCGGCGGTATTTCGCCGGGTGCCACTGTTCCATATCGGCAGCCGATGACTGCCGGAGCCCGGGTCCTGCAGGGCTGATCATCTTGCCCCGCTTGGTTGTCACGATTTATAGAGTATCTTATGCCTCCCTCACGGAGAGTGTGACAATCGCCCAGCCCCCGGCACAAGGCCTTACGCCGCCCATGAACAGCGCCTTATTGGTGTTTGACGAGCCTCCGCATCTCTTCCACGATAAGATGAGCGGAATCCGGTTTGCCCAAGGCACGGGAAGCGGTCGACATCGCGCTGTGCTGACGCAAATCGCTCATCACGCGCTCGATGGACGCATACAGGCTGCGGCCCGTCAGCTCCGACTCCAAAATCACTTCGGCGGCACCGGCGCTCTCCAGCGCGCGGGCATTTTTCTCTTGATGATTGTTCGTCACGTTAGGGGATGGAATTAGAATCGCGGGGATCCCCAGCGCCGTAATTTCCGCCAAAAAAGAAGCCCCAGCACGGTTCACGATCAGCGAGGTGCAGGCCAGAACCTCCGGCATGTTATGCACATAAGGAAGCACCTGCAGATTGGCGGGCAACTCGCCCAATTTCGCCGAAATCGCCTCCACCGTCGAGGCATAATAGCGGTCTCCGGTGACGTACACAAATTTTAAGTGTTCGGACTGTTTAAGCAGCGGAGCCATTTCAACCATCGCTTGATTGATGGCTCGAGCTCCCTGACTGCCGCCGACCACAAGGACAACCGAGCTGCTAGGCGGCAAACCAAGGGATTCAAAGCCCTTTTGTTTATCGGCTGCAAATACGGTTGTCGCCCGCGGATTTCCCGTGTAAATGACGTTTCGAGCTGCGGGGAACGCCTTTTCCGATCCCTCGAAGCTGACGGCAACCGTCGATGCGTATTTGCTCAGGAAGCGGTTCGTTAAGCCCGGAATGGCGTTCTGTTCATGAATGATGCTGGGAATGCCCAGCTTGGCCGCAGCGTACACCACCGGACCGCAGACATATCCGCCGGTTCCGATGACGACATCGGGCTTAAATTGTTTTAACAGTTTCTTGGAAGTTTGCACTCCCTTGAGAAAACGCATGACCGTTTTCACATTATCGAATGACAGCTTCCGACGGAAGCCGGTAATCTCAATCGCTTCAAACGGAATTCCTTGCTGCGGAACAATCGAGCTTTCAAGCCCGCGCTTGCCTCCGATGTACAGAAATTCGGAGCCGGGAAATTCCTTGGCGCATTGGCTGGCGACGGCCAGAGCCGGGTAAATATGCCCCCCGGTTCCGCCGCCGCTTAGTACGACGCGCATATTCTCACCTCGCATAACGGGATAAATTCAGTAGAATGCCCAGCGCGGTCAGCATCAGCGTCAGCGAAGATCCTCCGTAACTGATCAGCGGCAGCGTAATGCCGGTGACCGGCATCAGGCCGATGACAACGCCGATGTTGATCACGACCTGCACGCCAACCATGCCAACGATCCCAACGGCAAGCAAGCTGCCAAACAGATCGTCGATGGTCATGGCAACGCGCATACCGCGCCATACTAAAATTAAAAACAATAACAGAACCAAAAGTCCGCCGATAAAACCTAATTCCTCTGCTAGGATCGAGAAGATAAAGTCGGTTTGCGGCTCAGGCACGTAGCTGTATTTTTGCCGGCTCATCCCCAGTCCCAAGCCCGCCAATCCGCCGGGTCCAATCGCATACAGCGACTGGATGATCTGATATCCTGCGCCCAGCGGGTCCGACCAGGGATCAAGGAAGGCGGTGATCCGCTTCAGCCGGTAAGGCGCTGCCAGGATCAAGCCGACGAAGCCCAGCGCTCCCACGGCCGCCAGGCCGGCTAAATGCCGAATGCGTGCACCTGCGGTAAACACGATCAACAGGGAAGCGCCCAGCATGACCGTCCCCGTCCCCAAATCGGGCTGAAGCATGATTAAGCCGAAGGCAAGTCCGATAATCCCAAGCGGCGGCAGCAGGCCTTTCGTAAAATTCGTGATCTTGTAATCTTCCTTACTCAGCCAATAGGATAGAAACAAGATCATGCCAAGCTTCATAAACTCGGAGGGTTGAATCCCAAACGAGCTGATGCCCAGCCAGCTGCGCGCCCCGCCGCGCACGACCCCGATACCGGGAATCAGCACGATCACGAGCAGGATGAAGCATAGAACCAGCCCGATTTTGGCGTATTTCCGCAGCAGACGGTAATCTACATTCATCATCAGGAACATCGCGATTAACCCAAGTACAGCAAAGAGCAGCTGCCTCTTGACGAAATAGAAAGAATCGCCGTAATCATGGAAAGCGAGTACGGAACCCGCGCTGTATACCATTACGATTCCGATCGCCAGCAATCCGAGAATGCTGGCCGCCAGCCAAAAATCCGGCGCCGTACGGCTCTTGCCCATCGTGGATGCCACCTCTTAACCGAAAGTAGGGGCTTTTCCACCCCCCTACTTAAAGGGTATGCACCGCCTCTTTAAAAATGCGTCCACGCTCCTCATAGGAAGGGAACATATCCCAGCTGGCACAGGCTGGCGAGAGCAGAACGATATCTCCCGGCTCCGCCAGGCTTGCAGCCTCCTTCAGCGCAGCACGCAGCGTATCTGCGGCGCTGTCCACAGTATCGACCAGCACGATGTGCGATAGACCCGCCAGCTCAGCGACTCTAGCAATTTTTTCTTTCGTTTGCCCCATCGCCACAACGGCTTTCACCTTCTCTTTGAAAACCGGCAGCAGCTCCATATAATCCGAGCCGCGGTCCAAACCGCCGGCGATCAGCACGATGGGTGCCTGCAGCGCGCCGAGGGCCATGACCGTCGCTTTGGAATTGGTCGCTTTGGAGTTGTTATAGTAAACGACGCCTTGCTTCTCGTCCACATACTCCAAACGATGCTCCACACCGTGGAACGTTCGCAGTGGCTCCGCAAGCGCTTCTGGTGCGGCACCCGCCGCAATCGCCGCCGCAACCGCCGCCAGCGCGTTCTCGATGTTAAAGCGGCCCGGCAAGGCGATGTCGGCAATGTCGACGATGACACGCACCTCGCCATCAGCCCCCCGATACATGATGCGGCGGGCCAGCCCGTCTTCAACGTCCGGAATGTATGCCGGCTCGACGTAAACACCCTCCGACTGCAACTCCTCGGTCATGGAGAAAGG
This region includes:
- the murA gene encoding UDP-N-acetylglucosamine 1-carboxyvinyltransferase; protein product: MDKLVIEGGKPLSGTIRIHGAKNAALPILAASLLAEGKVQLRNVPRLLDIDVMLGILGRLGCKAVHLGDTVTVDTSGADSSHVPEDLMKQMRSSIFLMGPLLARFGEVCIYQPGGCAIGERKIDLHLKGLEALGAKIEEHDQQIWCRASKLVGTDIHLDFPSVGATENIMMAAALAEGTTMITNAAREPEIQDLQNFLNAMGASIIGAGTDTITIRGVKRLFPCDYEIIPDRIVAGTALIAVAATRGSVTLTHSNPSHLVSLLHVLKRAGVQIGVSDDIITLSSAGRPKAVERIVTSPYPSFPTDLQSQVMVLLSLADGMSVMKETVFEGRFKHVGELVRMGADITVDLNSAFIRGVPRLYGATVEATDLRAGAALVIAGLAAQGQTVVEQVHHIDRGYDRIETMFQRLGGSVRRESPALRQLDLA
- the murB gene encoding UDP-N-acetylmuramate dehydrogenase; this encodes MQQWISQLTRLEALEVLPNEPMSKYTTWKIGGPADAMAVPQTTRQLAELMRLLHAEGIPWMMIGKGSNLLVSDKGIRGCVIRLGGEFEQIVFDGTEVSAGGGASTVRLSIMAGKEGLTGLEFAGGIPGTVGGAVYMNAGAHGSDVSRIFKSADIVLETGELVTYTAEDMKFAYRHSVLHEQRGIVAQARFSLAAGDRLEVAAAMAAYKDRRRKTQPLSQPCAGSVFRNPPGDHAARLIEAAGLKGMKVGGAEVSTLHANFIVNTGQATAEDVLALMEQVKAAVQDQFGVALVPEVFFVGER
- the spoVE gene encoding stage V sporulation protein E, with amino-acid sequence MGKSRTAPDFWLAASILGLLAIGIVMVYSAGSVLAFHDYGDSFYFVKRQLLFAVLGLIAMFLMMNVDYRLLRKYAKIGLVLCFILLVIVLIPGIGVVRGGARSWLGISSFGIQPSEFMKLGMILFLSYWLSKEDYKITNFTKGLLPPLGIIGLAFGLIMLQPDLGTGTVMLGASLLIVFTAGARIRHLAGLAAVGALGFVGLILAAPYRLKRITAFLDPWSDPLGAGYQIIQSLYAIGPGGLAGLGLGMSRQKYSYVPEPQTDFIFSILAEELGFIGGLLVLLLFLILVWRGMRVAMTIDDLFGSLLAVGIVGMVGVQVVINIGVVIGLMPVTGITLPLISYGGSSLTLMLTALGILLNLSRYAR
- the murG gene encoding undecaprenyldiphospho-muramoylpentapeptide beta-N-acetylglucosaminyltransferase, producing the protein MRVVLSGGGTGGHIYPALAVASQCAKEFPGSEFLYIGGKRGLESSIVPQQGIPFEAIEITGFRRKLSFDNVKTVMRFLKGVQTSKKLLKQFKPDVVIGTGGYVCGPVVYAAAKLGIPSIIHEQNAIPGLTNRFLSKYASTVAVSFEGSEKAFPAARNVIYTGNPRATTVFAADKQKGFESLGLPPSSSVVLVVGGSQGARAINQAMVEMAPLLKQSEHLKFVYVTGDRYYASTVEAISAKLGELPANLQVLPYVHNMPEVLACTSLIVNRAGASFLAEITALGIPAILIPSPNVTNNHQEKNARALESAGAAEVILESELTGRSLYASIERVMSDLRQHSAMSTASRALGKPDSAHLIVEEMRRLVKHQ